Part of the Solanum pennellii chromosome 10, SPENNV200 genome is shown below.
caaaagcaataacaacagcaaaaacaaatacatcaaaaatcaacagcaacaacaacaacaaaagtaacaagaaaaataaacacaacaataacaacaacaataacagccacaacaccaacaaatgtaataacaaaaataaacacaacaacaacatcaacaacaacagcGATAACAccaaaagcaacaacaacaacaacaacaacaacaaaaacaataacaacaacaacaacaacgttaacagaaacaacaacaacaacattaacaaaAACTACAACAACACCATTACCACCAAAAACAGCAACAGCAaaaacaacaatagcaacaattGTATTAGcaccaacaaaaacaacaacaacaacaacaacaacaacaacaatagcggCAACAACAATAGTTACACcaatagaaacaacaacaacaacaacaacaaaaacaacactaataaaagcaacaaaaaaaacaaaaacaacaccaacaacaacaacaacaacaatagcagcaacaacaacaacaacatcaatagcaacaacagcaacagcaacaacaacaacaccatcaattacaagaacaacattaacaactgcaacaacaatagtaacagcaacaataacaacaacaacaaaacttgccgcaacaacaacagcaccaACAAAACAGCAATAACAGcactaacaataacaacaacatcatcaacaagaacaacaacaacagcaacaacagcaacaaaaataaaaacatcaaaaatcaacagcaacaacaacacaaaaagtaacaaacaaaaataaacacaacaataacaacaacaacaaaaaccaCAACACCAActgcaacagcaacaacaacaacaacaacaacaacaacaataacaacaataacaataacaacaagagtagcaacaacaacaacatcaacaatcaacaacagcaacaacaactataataataaaaacaaaaacaacaacagcaacagccacaaaaccatcaagaacaacaacaaaaaccagCACCACCACAACCacataaacaacaacaacagcagcagcaacTACCGCAGCAAaattaacaataacaacaacaagaacagcAAAACAACTAGCAACAactataacaacaataacaatagcaacaacaacaatatcaacaacaacaacatcaaaaacaactacaacaaccgcaacaacaacaacaacaaaaacaacaacaacaacaacagcaacaacaactacagcaacaacaacgacaacaacaacaaaaacaattacaaaaacatcagcaacaacaatagtaacaacaacaacaataacaacaacaaaagcagcaataacaacaactacaaaaataacaactgcaacaacaacaatagaaacaacaacaacaacaacaataacaaaagcatcaacaataaaaacaatagaaacatcaacaacaacaacaatagcaaaaACAAGTACAACAACcgctacaacaacaacaacaacaacatcatcatcaacaacaacaacaacaacaacaataacaaaacatcagcaacaacaacagcaacgacaacaacaacagcttcaacaataacaacaacaacaaaattaacagaaacaacaacaacaacactaccACTACCACCAACATAACCAATAATAACAATAGCAACAATCGAAatagcagcagcaacaacaacaacaacaacaacaacaacaacaacaacaataacaacaatagcagcaacaacaacaacaacaacaataacaacaatagcagcaacaacaacaacaccagaaattacaagaccaacatcaacaacaacaacaacaatagtaacaacaacaataacaacaacaacaaatcttgccgcaacaacaacaacaccaacaacaacaacagcaacaacaaaaacaacaacaaaaacaacaataccAGCactaataataacaacaacatcatcaacaagaacaaaaacaacaacaggAACAACagctacaaaaaaaaacatcaaaaaatcaacagcaacaacaacacaaacagTAACATACAAGAATaaacacaacaataacaacaacaacaacaactacaacaccaactgcaataacaacaacaacaacaataacaacaataacaacaacaacaacaacagtagcaacaacaacagcatcAACAATagacagcagcaacaacaacaactataataataaaaacaaaaacaacaacagcaacagccacaaaaccatcaacaacaacaacaaaaaccaccaccaccacaaccACAAAAATAACACTAACAAAAGCAGCAGCAACTACCGCAGCAAaattaacaataacaacaacaacaacagcaaaacAACCAGCAACAactataacaacaataataacagcaacaatatcagcaacaacaacagcaacaacaacaacaataacaacaccaacaacaacaacaacaacaaaaacatcaGCAATAACAACAgtaacaagaacaacaacatcttcaacaataacaacaacaataacattatgagaaacaacaacaacaccgctaccaccaccaccaacaacagcaactacaacaatagcaacaatagtaatagcagcaacaacaacaacaacaaaacaaacaacaacaacaacaactgcaacaacaacgacaacaatagtagcagcaacaacaaaaacaacaccaatagaaaaaacaacaacaacaacaacaaaaacgaCACTAataaaagcaacaacaaaaataaaaacaaaaacaacaccaacaccaacaacaaaaacaacaacaacaacaacaacaacaacaataacagcaacaataacaacaacaaaaatagcacGAACAACAACAGCCACACCAATAGAAAGAGCatcaacaacaactacaacaacaataataatagcaacaaaaataacaatagcaacaacaataaaaacaacacaaaaagcaacaacaaaaatagcaacaataacaacaataacaacaacaccagcaataacaacaacaacattgaCAACAaccataacaacaacaacaacaacaacgaaacttgcagcaacaacaacagcaacaacaacaacaacagcaacaacaaaaacaaaaacaacaacagcaacaacagtactaacaataacaaatacaacaacaacaacaataacaacaccaacaacaaaaacaacaacaacaacaacaacaacagcaataccagcaacaacaacagcagcagcagcaacaacaacaacaacaactacaaaaaCAACAGCAACATCACCAACAATaataccaacaacaacaacaacaacaacaataacacctTGAACAATAACACCAACAGCAACatcaacagcaacaacaacaacaccactACCACCACCAAGaaaaacagcaacaacaacaacaacaataacaacaacaatagcaacaataacaacagcaacaacaagaccaatagaaacaacaacaacaacaacaacaaaaacaacactaataatagcaacaacaacaatagcaacaacaacagcaacaacaataacaacaattacAACAGCAACACAAATAGAAATaacaactacaaaaaaaataacactattaaaagcaacaacaaaaataaaaacaaaaacaacagcaacagcaacaacaaaaacaatagcAGAAACAACAACACCACCAATagcaagaacaacaacaacaacaataacaacaacaacaacaccagcaATAACAAGAACaacctcaacaacaacaacaacagctgcaacaacaacaccaacaacaatatcaaatacagcagcaacaacaacaacaacaacagcaacaataaaaacaacaacaacaacaatagcagcaacaacaacagcaataaaaataacaccagcgacatcatcgtcatcatcaccaacaaaaacaacaacaacaacagtagcaaaaaaataaacacaacaataacaacaacaacaacagccaCAACACAAACaccaacagcaacagcaacaacaacaacaacaacaacaacaacaataagaataataacaacaacaacaagaacaactaACAAAAGTAGCAGCAACTAccgcaacaacaataacaacaacaacaataagaattataacaacaacaacaactaacAAAATCAGCAGCAACTAccgcaacaacaataacagcagcaacaacaataacataaccagcaacaacaacaacagcagcaaaaacatcagcaacaacaacaacaacaacaacatcaataacaacaacaacaacaacaacaacagcaacaacaacacctACATAAACTACAACAAAagtaacaagaaaaataaacacaacaataacaacaacaacaacaacagccacaacaccaacaaatgtaataacaaaaataaacacaacaataacatcaacaacaacagaGATAACACCAACAgcaacaaccacaacaacaacaacaacaataacaacaaaaacaaccacaataacattaacagaaacaacaacaacaacattaacaaaAACTACAACAACACCATTACCACCAAAAACAACAATAGCAaaaacaacaatagcaacaataGTAATAGCACCAacgaaaacaacaacaacaacaacaacaacaatagcagcaaTAACAATAGTTACACcaatagaaacaacaacaacaacaacaaaatcaacactaataaaagcaacaaaaaaaataaaaacaaaaacaacaccaacaacaacaacaacaacaatagcagcaacaacaacaacaacatcaatagcaacaacagcaacaacaacaacaacaacaacaacaccagcaATTACAAGAACAACATTAACAACTGCAACAACAAttgtaacaacaacaataacaacaacaacaaaactttccgcaacaacaacagcaccaccaacaacaacagcaacaacaaaaacaacaacaaaaacagcaataacaacactaacaataacaacaacatcatcaacaagaacaacaagaacaacaacaacagcagcagcaaaaataaaaacatcaaaaatcaacaacaacaacaacacaaaaagtaacaaacaaaaataaaaacaacaataacaacaacaataataaccaCAACACCAACtgcaatagcaacaacaacaacaacaacaacaacaataacaacaataacaagaacaacaagagtagcaacaacaacaacatcaacaatcaacaacagcaacaacaactataataataaaaacaaaaataacaacagcaacaaccacaaaaccataaacaacaacaacaaaaaccaccaccaccacaaccacaacaacaacactGACGAAAGCAGAAGCAACTACCGCAccaaaattaacaataaatatcAAAACAACCAGCATCTactataacaacaataacaatagcaacaacaacaatatcaacaacaacaacaacaataacaactacaacaaccgcaacaccaacaacaaaaacaacaacaacaacaacaacaaaaactacagcaacaacaactacaacaacaacaacaacaattacaaaaacatcagcaacaacaatagaaacaacaacaacaataacaacgacaacagcagcaataacaacaattacaaaaataacaactgcaacaacaacaatagaaacaacaacaacaacaacaataacaaaagcatcaacaataaaaacaatagtaacatcaacaacaacaacaatagcaataaCAAGTACAACAaccgcaacaacaacaacaacaacaacatcaacaacaacaacaacaacaataataacaaaaacatcaGCAATAagaaaagcaacaacaacaacaaaaacttttttaaaataacaacaacaacaaaattgaaagaaacaaCAACACCACTACCActaccaccaccaacaacaacaataacaatagaAACAATCGAAAtagcatcaacaacaacaacaacaacaacaacagtaacaacaacaacaataacaacaatagcagcaacaacaacaataacactaataaaaacaacaacaacaaaaacaacactaataaaagcaacaacaaaaataaaaacataaacaacaccaacaacaacaacaaaaataatagctgcaataaaaacaacatcaatagcaacaacagcaacaacaacaacaccagaaattacaagaccaacatcaaCAACTGCAACACcaatagtaacaacaacaataacaacaacaacaaaacttgccgcaacaacaacagcaccaacaactacaacagcaacaacaaaaacaacaacaaaaacaacaataacaacactaataataacaacaacatcatcaagaagaacaaaaaaacaatagtaacaacagttagaaaaacaaaaacattaaaaaatcaatagccacaacaacacaaacagtaacatacaaaaataaacacaacaataacaacaacaacaacaacaacaacaacaacaacaccaactgcaatagcaacaacaacaacaacaacaacaacaataacaacaacaacaacaacagtggcaacaacaacaacatcaacaatcaacaacagcaacaacaacaactataataataaaaacaaaaacaacaacagcaacagccacaaaaccataaacaacaacaacaaaaaccaccaccaccacaaccACAAAAATAACACTAACAAAAGCAGCAGCAACTGCCGCAGCAAaattaacaataacaacaacaacaacagcaaaacAACCAGCAACAactataacaacaataataaaagcaacaatatcagcaacaacaacagcaacaacaacaacaataacaacaacaacaacaacaacaactacaacaaccgcaacaacaacaacaacaacaacaacagcaacaacaagaacaacaaaaacatcagcaacaacaacagtaacaagaacaacaacatcttcaacaataacaacaacaataacattaacagaaacaacaacaacaccgctaccaccaccaccaccaccaacaacaacaacaatagcaacaatagtaatagcagcagcagcaacaacaacaacaaccgccacaacaacgacaacaacagtagcagcaacaacaacaacaacactaatagaaacaacaacaacaacaacaacaaaaacaacactaataatagcaacaacaacaatagcaacaacaacagcaacaacaataacatcaatTACAACAGCAACACCAAtagaaataacaacaaaaaaaaataacactattaaaagcaccaccaccacaaacaacaacaacaacaatagcaacaatagtaatagcagcagcagcaacaacaacaaccgccacaacaacgacaacaacagtagcagcaacaacaacaacaacaccaatagaaacaacgacaacaacaacaacaaaaacaacactaataatagcaacaacaacaatagcaacaacaacagcaacaacaataacatcaatTACAACAGCAACACCAAtagaaataacaacaaaaaaaaataacactattaaaagcaccaccaccacaaacaacaacaacaacaatagcaacaatagtaatagcagcagcagcaacaacaacaaccgccacaacaacgacaacaacagtagcagcaacaacaacaacaacaccaatagaaacaacgacaacaacaacaacaaaaacaacactaataatagcaacaacaacaatagcaacaacaacagcaacaacaataacatcaatTACAACAGCAACACCAAtagaaataacaacaaaaaaaaataacactattaaaagcaccaccaccacaaacaacaacaacaacaatagcaacaatagtaatagcagcagcagcaacaacaacaaccgccacaacaacgacaacaacagtagcagcaacaacaacaacaacaccaatagaaacaacgacaacaacaacaacaaaaacaacactaataatagcaacaacaacaatagcaacaacaacagcaacaacaataacatcaatTACAACAGCAACACCAAtagaaataacaacaaaaaaaaataacactattaaaagcaccaccaccacaaacaacaacaacaacaatagcaacaatagtaatagcagcagcagcaacaacaacaaccgccacaacaacgacaacaacagtagcagcaacaacaacaacaacaccaatagaaacaacgacaacaacaacaacaaaaacaacactaataatagcaacaacaacaatagcaacaacaacagcaacaacaataacatcaatTACAACAGCAACACCAAtagaaataacaacaaaaaaaaataacactattaaaagcaccaccaccacaaacaacaacaacaacaatagcaacaatagtaatagcagcagcagcaacaacaacaaccgccacaacaacgacaacaacagtagcagcaacaacaacaacaacaccaatagaaacaacgacaacaacaacaacaaaaacaacactaataatagcaacaacaacaatagcaacaacaacagcaacaacaataacatcaatTACAACAGCAACACCAAtagaaataacaacaaaaaaaaataacactattaaaagcaccaccaccacaaacaacaacaacaacaatagcaacaatagtaatagcagcagcagcaacaacaacaaccgccacaacaacgacaacaacagtagcagcaacaacaacaacaacaccaatagaaacaacgacaacaacaacaacaaaaacaacactaataatagcaacaacaacaatagcaacaacaacagcaacaacaataacatcaatTACAACAGCAACACCAAtagaaataacaacaaaaaaaaataacactattaaaagcaccaccaccacaaacaacaacaacaacaatagcaacaatagtaatagcagcagcagcaacaacaacaaccgccacaacaacgacaacaacagtagcagcaacaacaacaacaacaccaatagaaacaacgacaacaacaacaacaaaaacaacactaataatagcaacaacaacaatagcaacaacaacagcaacaacaataacatcaatTACAACAGCAACACCAAtagaaataacaacaaaaaaaaataacactattaaaagcaccaccaccacaaacaacaacaacaacaatagcaacaatagtaatagcagcagcagcaacaacaacaaccgccacaacaacgacaacaacagtagcagcaacaacaacaacaacaccaatagaaacaacgacaacaacaacaacaaaaacaacactaataatagcaacaacaacaatagcaacaacaacagcaacaacaataacatcaatTACAACAGCAACACCAAtagaaataacaacaaaaaaaaataacactattaaaagcaccaccaccacaaacaacaacaacaacaatagcaacaatagtaatagcagcagcagcaacaacaacaacaaccgcaacaacaacgacaacaacagtagcagcaacaacaacaacaacactaatagaaacaacaacaacaacaacaacaaaaagaacactaatagaagcaacaaaaaaaataaaaacaaaaacaacaccaacaccaacaaaaaaaacaacaacagcaacaacaacagcagcaacaacaacaacaataacagcaacaataacaacaacaaaaatagcacgaacaacaacaacaacaccaatagaaagagcatcaacaacaactacaacaacattaataacagcaacaaaaataacaatagcaacaacaataaaaacaacaccaaaagcaacaacaaaaatagcaacaataactacaaaaacaacaacaacaagaacaacaccagcaataacaacaacaacattaacaacaataataccaacaacaacaacaacaacaacaataacacctTGAACAATAACACCAACAGCAACatcaacagcaacaacaacaacaccactACCACCACCAAGaaaaacagcaacaacaacaacaacaacaacaaaaatagtaacagtagcagcaacaacaacaacaacaacaacaacaacaacaacaaNNNNNNNNNNNNNNNNNNNNNNNNNNNNNNNNNNNNNNNNNNNNNNNNNNNNNNNNNNNNNNNNNNNNNNNNNNNNNNNNNNNNNNNNNNNNNNNNNNNNNNNNNNNNNNNNNNNNNNNNNNNNNNNNNNNNNNNNNNNNNNNNNNNNNNNNNNNNNNNNNNNNNNNNNNNNNNNNNNNNNNNNNNNNNNNNNNNNNNNNNNNNNNNNNNNNNNNNNNNNNNNNNNNNNNNNNNNNNNNNNNNNNNNNNNNNNNNNNNNNNNNNNNNNNNNNNNNNNNNNNNNNNNNNNNNNNNNNNNNNNNNNNNNNNNNNNNNNNNNNNNNNNNNNNNNNNNNNNNNNNNNNNNNNNNNNNNNNNNNNNNNNNNNNNNNNNNNNNNNNNNNNNNNNNNNNNNNNNNNNNNNNNNNNNNNNNNNNNNNNNNNNNNNNNNNNNNNNNNNNNNNNNNNNNNNNNNNNNNNNNNNNNNNNNNNNNNNNNNNNNNNNNNNNNNNNNNNNNNNNNNNNNNNNNNNNNNNNNNNNNNNNNNNNNNNNNNNNNNNNNNNNNNNNNNNNNNNNNNNNNNNNNNNNNNNNNNNNNNNNNNNNNNNNNNNNNNNNNNNNNNNNNNNNNNNNNNNNNNNNNNNNNNNNNNNNNNNNNNNNNNNNNNNNNNNNNNNNNNNNNNNNNNNNNNNNNNNNNNNNNNNNNNNNNNNNNNNNNNNNNNNNNNNNNNNNNNNNNNNNNNNNNNNNNNNNNNNNNNNNNNNNNNNNNNNNNNNNNNNNNNNNNNNNNNNNNNNNNNNNNNNNNNNNNNNNNNNNNNNNNNNNNNNNNNNNNNNNNNNNNNNNNNNNNNNNNNNNNNNNNNNNNNNNNNNNNNNNNNNNNNNNNNNNNNNNNNNNNNNNNNNNNNNNNNNNNNNNNNNNNNNNNNNNNNNNNNNNNNNNNNNNNNNNNNNNNNNNNNNNNNNNNNNNNNNNNNNNNNNNNNNNNNNNNNNNNNNNNNNNNNNNNNNNNNNNNNNNNNNNNNNNNNNNNNNNNNNNNNNNNNNNNNNNNNNNNNNNNNNNNNNNNNNNNNNNNNNNNNNNNNNNNNNNNNNNNNNNNNNNNNNNNNNNNNNNNNNNNNNNNNNNNNNNNNNNNNNNNNNNNNNNNNNNNNNNNNNNNNNNNNNNNNNNNNNNNNNNNNNNNNNNNNNNNNNNNNNNNNNNNNNNNNNNNNNNNNNNNNNNNNNNNNNNNNNNNNNNNNNNNNNNNNNNNNNNNNNNNNNNNNNNNNNNNNNNNNNNNNNNNNNNNNNNNNNNNNNNNNNNNNNNNNNNNNNNNNNNNNNNNNNNNNNNNNNNNNNNNNNNNNNNNNNNNNNNNNNNNNNNNNNNNNNNNNNNNNNNNNNNNNNNNNNNNNNNNNNNNNNNNNNNNNNNNNNNNNNNNNNNNNNNNNNNNNNNNNNNNNNNNNNNNNNNNNNNNNNNNNNNNNNNNNNNNNNNNNNNNNNNNNNNNNNNNNNNNNNNNNNNNNNNNNNNNNNNNNNNNNNNNNNNNNNNNNNNNNNNNNNNNNNNNNNNNNNNNNNNNNNNNNNNNNNNNNNNNNNNNNNNNNNNNNNNNNNNNNNNNNNNNNNNNNNNNNNNNNNNNNNNNNNNNNNNNNNNNNNNNNNNNNNNNNNNNNNNNNNNNNNNNNNNNNNNNNNNNNNNNNNNNNNNNNNNNNNNNNNNNNNNNNNNNNNNNNNNNNNNNNNNNNNNNNNNNNNNNNNNNNNNNNNNNNNNNNNNNNNNNNNNNNNNNNNNNNNNNNNNNNNNNNNNNNNNNNNNNNNNNNNNNNNNNNNNNNNNNNNNNNNNNNNNNNNNNNNNNNNNNNNNNNNNNNNNNNNNNNNNNNNNNNNNNNNNNNNNNNNNNNNNNNNNNNNNNNNNNNNNNNNNNNNNNNNNNNNNNNNNNNNNNNNNNNNNNNNNNNNNNNNNNNNNNNNNNNNNNNNNNNNNNNNNNNNNNNNNNNNNNNNNNNNNNNNNNNNNNNNNNNNNNNNNNNNNNNNNNNNNNNNNNNNNNNNNNNNNNNNNNNNNNNNNNNNNNNNNNNNNNNNNNNNNNNNNNNNNNNNNNNNNNNNNNNNNNNNNNNNNNNNNNNNNNNNNNNNNNNNNNNNNNNNNNNNNNNNNNNNNNNNNNNNNNNNNNNNNNNNNNNNNNNNNNNNNNNNNNNNNNNNNNNNNNNNNNNNNNNNNNNNNNNNNNNNNNNNNNNNNNNNNNNNNNNNNNNNNNNNNNNNNNNNNNNNNNNNNNNNNNNNNNNNNNNNNNNNNNNNNNNNNNNNNNNNNNNNNNNNNNNNNNNNNNNNNNNNNNNNNNNNNNNNNNNNNNNNNNNNNNNNNNNNNNNNNNNNNNNNNNNNNNNNNNNNNNNNNNNNNNNNNNNNNNNNNNNNNNNNNNNNNNNNNNNNNNNNNNNNNNNNNNNNNNNNNNNNNNNNNNNNNNNNNNNNNNNNNNNNNNNNNNNNNNNNNNNNNNNNNNNNNNNNNNNNNNNNNNNNNNNNNNNNNNNNNNNNNNNNNNNNNNNNNNNNNNNNNNNNNNNNNNNNNNNNNNNNNNNNNNNNNNNNNNNNNNNNNNNNNNNNNNNNNNNNNNNNNNNNNNNNNNNNNNNNNNNNNNNNNNNNNNNNNNNNNNNNNNNNNNNNNNNNNNNNNNNNNNNNNNNNNNNNNNNNNNNNNNNNNNNNNNNNNNNNNNNNNNNNNNNNNNNNNNNNNNNNNNNNNNNNNNNNNNNNNNNNNNNNNNNNNNNNNNNNNNNNNNNNNNNNNNNNNNNNNNNNNNNNNNNNNNNNNNNNNNNNNNNNNNNNNNNNNNNNNNNNNNNNNNNNNNNNNNNNNNNNNNNNNNNNNNNNNNNNNNNNNNNNNNNNNNNNNNNNNNNNNNNNNNNNNNNNNNNNNNNNNNNNNNNNNNNNNNNNNNNNNNNNNNNNNNNNNNNcaacaacaacaacaaccgcaacaacaacgacaacaacagtagcagcaacaacaacaacaacactaatagaaacaacaacaacaacaaaaacaacactaataaaagcaacaaaaaaaataaaaacaaaaacaacaccaacaccaacaaaaaaaacaacaacagcaacaacaacagcagcaacaacaacaacaataacagcaacaataacaacaacaaaaatagcacgaacaacaacaacaacaccaatagaaagagcatcaacaacaactacaacaacattaataacagcaacaaaaataacaatagcaacaacaataaaaacaacaccaaaagcaacaacaaaaatagcaacaataactacaaaaacaacaacaacaagaacaacaccagcaataacaacaacaacattaacaacaataataccaacaacaacaacaacaacaacaataacacctTGAACAATAACACCAACAGCAACatcaacagcaacaacaacaacaccactACCACCACCAAGaaaaacagcaacaacaacaacaacaacaacaaaaatagtaacagtagcagcaacaacaacaacaacaacaacaacaacaataacaaaaatagcaacaataacaacagcaaacaacaacaccaatagaaacaacaacaacaacaacaaaaacaacactaataatagcaacaacaacaatagcaacaacaacagcaacaacaataatatcaattaCAACAGCAACACCAAtagaaataacaacaacaaaaaaaataacactattaaaagcaccaccaccaacaacaacaacaacaacaatagcaacaatagtaatagcagcagcagcaacaacaacaacaaccgcaacaacaac
Proteins encoded:
- the LOC114074260 gene encoding probable serine/threonine-protein kinase clkA is translated as MSSSNYRSKINNNNNKNSKTTSNNYNNNNNSNNNNINNNNIKNNYNNRNNNNNKNNNNNNSNNNYSNNNDNNNKNNYKNISNNNSNNNNNNNNKSSNNNNYKNNNCNNNNRNNNNNNNNKSINNKNNRNINNNNNSKNNSNNNNNNNNNNSSNNNNTRNYKTNINNNNNNSNNNNNNNNKSCRNNNNTNNNNSNNKNNNKNNNTSTNNNNNNNNNNNNYNTNCNNNNNNNNNNNNNNNNTTATTKTIAETTTPPIARTTTTTITTTTTPNNNNNNSNNNNNKNSTNNNNNNNNSNNNNNKNSTNNNNNNNNSNNNNNKNSTNNNNNNNNSNNNNNKNSTNNNNNNNNSNNNNNKNSTNNNNNNNNSNNNNNKNSTNNNNNNNNSNNNNNKNSTNNNNNNNNSNNNNNKNSTNNNNNNNNSNNNNNKNSTNNNNNNNNSNNNNNKNSTNNNNNNNNSNNNNNKNSTNNNNNNNNSNNNN